The nucleotide sequence GCTGGTTAGCAAGAATGTAACTTCTGGGTGCCAACTTTCTGTATTAGATAGTTTTTTCCTCACTAATCAGATACTTGATagaaacaacttaagagagaGAAGATATATTTTGTATCCAGTGTCAGAGTTTTCAGTGTGAGAGAGCTAGAGCACAGAATTCTGTGCTGGGTCCcgaggtagagaaaggagaatGCTAGCTCCTGTCAACTTTCCCTCTTTAACCCATTTATTCCAGCAAAGTCCAAAGCCATgaggatggcaccactcacattcaagatgagtctttttttttttttttgccccttaCTTAATCCTCACACTCACAGGTAGATCTCACCAGTCTTTCAGGTAATTCTAAATATAGTCTAGTTGACAAGGAGGATTAAACCACCACAGCCCTTGTCAAAACCTCTGAGTCCGAGTTTTCGTGCTCTGTTTTATGAAACTGGAGTTGCTTCTTTCTTATTCATTCTAATGTTGAAAGCCACTAGCCCACAGAAAAATGTCCTTGTCCCTGATTTGAATCTCTCTGGAGAACACAGTGCTCTGAGTCCTGATTTATGTGGCAATCTCATGTCCTGGCCAagatcttggttttttgttttttgttttgttttgttttttttgttttttttttttttttttttttttttgagatagggtctcacttatgtagccctggctgtcctgaaactccctatgtagaccaggctggccttgaactcacagagatccacctgcctctgcctcctcaagtGCCACTACACTGCCTTAAACCCTAAGATCTTGAAACAGTGCTCTCTGTATCTGCAGAACCTGCCATGAAATCCAGCTAGCAGTGGGTATTTCAAAGACCTtatagaatgaaaaaaatgtGACTCCTTTGGTGCCCTTGACTGAACCCTGAGATTATTTTTGGACTCAATGGGTGTAGGGTATTTCCTTATTTGTTTGTGCTCTAGGTGGGGTCCCCATTATGTAGcttagctgaccttgaactcttgatgtaGAACAGACTGCCCCCCCCAcctgtctctctatgtgtgtttTAATTACAATAAAATGCCACGGTATAAGCGTAAGTTTACCTCAGGCCAACCTCTCTTGCATGACCAACTACAAATAGTAGTTGACTGGTTTTTATTAGATTTTCATCTAATTGAATTTAAGTTTGTAAGTTCTGAAAAAAATGTGTCCTAAGGCTTATCTTGTACTttcatccccccccccgcccaccaatctattattttatgtgtatggaggttttgtatgtatatatgtttgtgtacctCCTATGTGAAGTACCCCTGGAGGTccgaaaagggcatcagattcatTGGAATTAACAAATAGTTCTGagctaccatgtgtgtgctgggaactgaacttgggtcttctgaaagacccagccaatgctcttaatctCAGGGTCACTTCTACAGACCCTGCcgttgcaatttttaaaaattatttgttgttCCCTTGTCATCATGTGTGTGTCTCCCTGCCCTTGTTCCACCCCCATTCCCCACCGATTTCCCCAGCATTATCTAAAGACCTTGATAAGGCCTGTGGTGTGACAGAAAACAGTTGATAAAGGAGATCAGCATTACCTTTTTACAGGTCCTTTAAAAAGCCAAGTAAGTACATGTATGACTACacttaattgatttttaaaatttcagccCCTTTCTGTAGCTGGGTGTCTTTGCATGtagtttcactctgtctccaTCAATAGGTTTATGTTCAGGCAAAGCCATAATCAGATTTTCTAAGAGTCATCTCCAGTGACAATTATTCAGGTCTTAttactattaattattatttaatatttaattaattgattaacaATCATTATTAATCATTAGTTTTTCATGTTATTATTCGTTTCGTTTTGTTTAAGATCTCGcacagcccaagctggccttgaactcagtctgTCATCCATGTGAGTACAGAACTCCCAGTTTCCTTCACCcacatcccaagtgctgaggttacaggtgtgaaCAGCCACATCTATCTTACAGATTTACAATGGTTTCATGCCCTTTTCTGATGctatagaataaagaaaatgtatttttgccagctaaagaagaaaaaaatgattccCTTACAATTTGTATTTCTTATCTTTCAGGCTAATTGATGATTGAGTTCCAACCAGGTTGACTATAGCAATGtataaaagattaattttaaagtgtgacacaaaaataaatattcaaaatggtggacacacacacacacacacacacagaggctagtTTTACTGATAGGTGTCAGCTTACTACTGACCATTGCTAGTGGACCTTAtgggaagaaaagacagaaaggtgTTTTCTAGGGGCCTGAGGGAAGTAGTGGTATTGTCCTGGTCAGCATTTTTTgatgacttattttattttatgtgcattgatgttttgcctacatatatgtctgttgaaccgcattggatcccctgaaactgcagttacaggctaccatgtgggtgttgggaattgagcccaggtcctctggaagatcagtcagtgttgttaaccactgagccatctctccagtcccacctaGTCAGTATTTTCCAAGTCCATGAGTGACAGAGCAGTGAAGGGGATGGGTATGAATGCGTCTTTCCCAAGTATTCCTCTTCACAGACAACGAGGATATTATGGCATGAAAAGAGACCCTTAAGAGGCTCCATGGGGTCAGGCAAAATGTAGGTCCACTACCTCCATGTTTATTCCCGCTTCCCTTTTGGACTCCACACTGGTCAGGAAACAATACTGAGGAGTCTTAAAAGCTAGTGGGAGATAAAAATCACCCATGTTTGACTTCTGGGGACTTGAGGGGCTTGTGTTGTGGCACAAAGCCAGTAATAAGGAGAGGAACAGTTCACATCTGCAGAGAGACCACATCCCTGGAGAGACTGCAGGCTGTTCTTTAGGTTAAAAAGGAGGTGCTAACATTTGTTCCATCCTTTCAACATGTTGGATGCCGTTTCAAGTGCTTACCACCAAGTAACCCTCACTACAGTAGGGGAAACTACTGTATGCATCTGTATACAGATGGGCACTGCAGTATAGAGGCCTCAAGATGActgtctcctggcctctcagccaGTAGAAGTAGAAGCAGCAGTGTGCTCTGAGTCTGATGGCAGCATGCACTGGGTTGTGAAGAAGTGTCCTGAGTGCACAGTGaggtcatcatcatcatccttctcctccagcaagacCCAAGAAAGCTACCTGAGTACCATTTCAGTTGGCCTCCCTCAcagattgatgattgattgattgattgattgttgttgttgttttgccacAGCAAGGAAGGACCTAGAATGTGTTTTGGGATGAGTTGAGAAAGGACTGGCTGGCAGTCCTGAGGAAAGAGGGGGAGCCAGGTCAGTGTAGGGTGTCATCTTAGACTAAATTCATCCCTGGGTCCTAGACTTTCCACACTCTGCCCCCTCAGTGTTAAGATTCTGGGAAACCCAGCACTCTTGAGCACAGAGACAGTGCTGCAGGACACAGCTGGGCAGGAAGAATTTCTCTTCCAACCCGAAGGCAGCTCTCCAGCCGGCCACAGTCCCAGGATTCCCCATCCATTATTCATGGTGTTTATTAGCTcccaggaagggagaggaaagaaggagaggaggcgCTAGGGAAATAGGGGACACAGAGGATGGGGCAGAGACAAACTTAGGACCCTTAAGTTGGGGGAACTtctaaaggaagaagaggaggctaAGAGGTGAAGAGCCCAAAGTCAGACATGGTGTTGGCTCCAAACCAGTGAGTGAATGACACTGCTCACAGGTAGGAGATCTTGGGCTAACTTATTTGGCTCTTGTTTCCTTTGGCTGTCTAATGGGATAGCAGTAGCTACTCTGTAGTGTCCTGTAGGAACGTTGGTCCTATACACTaacaatactttttaaatattgaGTGCTCAATACTTTTCTcattatgttattattattattattattattattattattattattattatcattgccTCGCACAAATCAGTAGCTCAAAAATGATAGCTGTTGTTACAGGTATTGGGGCTGCTAAGCTCTACAGAAGTATGCAGAAGAATTGCTCCAGCTAGGCCAGCTGTCCTCTACTGTTCCTTAGCAAgctttctggggggtgggggggaaagggAGAACTTGGCCCACAAGTTCTGTTTCTCAGATGAAAGCTGAAACAGCCAGGGTTAGGAAGAAGCCACAGGCTTGTGGATCAGGAAGCCTTTCTTCCACCCAAGCTCACAGAGGGGAGTATCACCCGATAAGCATTCTGGTAACCTCTGGTCCTTGCCCAGGCTGGTTTCTGAGTTTGGAGGCACCTTTTCGCTATGCACTGGGATGCAGGCTTTGAGCTTCAGACTCAGAGCACCTTGAAAATAGccagtttggggtgtgtgtgtgtgtgtgtgtgtgtgtgtgtgtgtgtgtgtgtgtctcaggagCTTAAGTCTGCCCTTTCATCCAGGCAGCTCGAGCTGGGACAGGACAGAGGTTTAGGACTTTATGCAAAGAagtccaggaggaagaagaaagaatctgTAAAGTCTGGCAAGCTGGAGCCAGGTGGGGCGGGGCGGACAGGAAGAGGCCCTGCCAGGCCGGGGTATAAATGCTGTGGAGGGGGGCGGCCGCATCAGGCTCAGAGTGGCGCGCCGAGACCTGCGGTCCCGCCTTGCCTCCCGGGCCGCCCCTGCGAGTCCCGGGCGCGTGTGCACGTCTGCGCGTGCCCGGGCCCTTCCTGGCAGACTGCTTGTAAGATGAGTGAAGAAGcaggtgggggagaggggaggcagcAAGCGAGAGGGCGAGGGGAGCGCTGGCGCTGAGCGGCGCTCACTTGGAGCGCGGAGAGCTAGCAAGACGAGCTTGATTCCATGTCCCCCGCTGCCTCCCTGCCAGACTCCCGAAGATGATGGCCATGAACGCCAAGCAGCCTTTCGGCATGCACCCCGTACTGCAAGAACCCAAATTCTCCAGCCTACACTCCGGCTCTGAGGCCATGCGCCGAGTTTGTCTCCCAGCCCCGCAGGTACGTAGCGGAGCATAATTACCGCTCTAAGGCACATTTTTTGACAGGCACTAGCTTCATGTTTTTTTCATGTCGCCCAGAACAATCGCCGCTGTCTGAACCCCTCGCCTTGTCTCCCCCGCGCTCTCTcgcggctctctctctctctctctctctctctctctctctctctctctctctctctcattcatgtCTCTGATCCACACGTCTGTTCCAACAGAGAGGCTGCCTCCGTATTAATTTTTATGACCTGGGCTTTGAGGAGAGGCATCTCGGTTGCTTGAAAATGTGTTTTAATCCTGAGTTGACAGTATTCCCCACTGACCGTGCTGTGCGCCTTCTCGCTTGCAGCTGCAGGGTAATATATTTGGAAGCTTTGATGAGAGCCTGCTGGCACGCGCCGAAGCTCTGGCGGCGGTGGATATCGTCTCCCACGGCAAGAATCATCCGTTCAAGCCCGACGCCACCTACCATACCATGAGCAGCGTGCCCTGCACTTCTACCTCGCCCACGGTGCCCATCTCTCACCCGGCTGCACTCACCTCGCACCCGCATCACGCGGTACATCAGGGCCTCGAGGGCGACTTACTTGAGCACATCTCGCCCACGCTGAGCGTGAGTGGCCTAGGGGCCCCGGAGCACTCGGTGATGCCGGCGCAGATCCACCCGCATCATCTAGGCGCCATGGGCCACTTGCATCAGGCCATGGGCATGAGTCACCCGCATGCCGTAGCACCGCACAGTGCCATGCCCGCGTGTCTCAGCGATGTGGAGTCAGACCCTCGAGAGCTGGAAGCGTTCGCCGAGCGCTTCAAGCAGAGGCGCATCAAGTTGGGGGTCACCCAGGCGGACGTGGGCGCGGCTTTAGCCAATCTTAAGATCCCCGGTGTGGGCTCGCTCAGCCAGAGCACCATCTGCAGGTTCGAGTCTCTTACTCTGTCGCACAACAACATGATCGCTCTCAAGCCGGTCCTCCAGGCCTGGCTGGAGGAGGCCGAGGCCGCCTACCGAGAGAAGAACAGCAAGCCAGAGCTCTTCAACGGCAGTGAGCGTAAGCGCAAACGCACGTCCATCGCCGCGCCAGAGAAGCGCTCACTCGAAGCCTATTTCGCCATCCAGCCACGTCCTTCATCCGAGAAGATCGCGGCCATCGCGGAGAAACTGGACCTTAAAAAGAATGTGGTGAGGGTCTGGTTCTGTaaccagagacagaaacagaaacgaATGAAATACTCTGCTGTCCACTGATTGCGGCGGGTGCTGCGTCCGGAGGAGCCTGGAGAGCCTAATGGCATCGCCCCCTTCCGATGGGAGGGGACGTTACGGGACACTCCAGGGTGTTTCCTGGCAGGTCAGGTTCTTTCCCCCCAGAGTCACAGACTTTCCCCCTTTGTCCTGCTTAATTGCCTCCTGGACATCTTTCCCTCCTTTATCTCTCTATCCCCACCAAAAAAGTTCTGGcgctaggagaaaaaaaaaaaattcaagggaaAGCATAACGGGACGTTGTGCTGTCCGTGGTGCTGAAACTCGGTCTTGCTCTTGAGACAGCAGGACCTCAGGCCTGCAGCCCTGAGACACACAGGCTTGAGAAATGACCCGACCATCCGACCGTAAGGAGAAAGTACCACTTCTTGGCTAGGCATTATTAGGCAAGGGCGAAGGTAAGGAAAAGAGCGATAGATAATAATATAAAGTTTAGGATATTTAAGCGGGACACAAACATGGAGATAAACTAATTTATTAGAGTATATAAGACACATATGTTTCCAAAGGATAGCCTTATAATAATTCCCTTCTGCGCCTGAATTCTTCCCATTGTATCGGTTGGTTTACCGTACATTCTCATAAATAAGTAGCATGGGTTAAGTTCAGGGACAGTGTGCAAGGTGTTGGGAGTTCTGGGTTGTTGGGGGTTAGTAGGATTTCCAGGCGAGGTGGGCCTAACCCAGACTGAAAATACTTGCGATGTCTTCTTGACTGTTGGTGAGCAGAAGCCAGCGCTAGCTCAGGTTATCTTCATCGACCTTCCGGAAACTGAGTATTTATTTGCCTTTTGGAGGGGCGAGGTTGGTGGTTTCAGATCAGACCAGATGAAGAAGTGTCCCTCATCTCAGCTCACTGCTCTGGTCAGAATGTCCGCCCAGTGTTCGCAAGTGACTGTAACTTCAGGAATCATATGCAAATCCTTCCTACACATCTAACCTAACTGTTGCACT is from Mus musculus strain C57BL/6J chromosome 18, GRCm38.p6 C57BL/6J and encodes:
- the Pou4f3 gene encoding POU domain, class 4, transcription factor 3; protein product: MMAMNAKQPFGMHPVLQEPKFSSLHSGSEAMRRVCLPAPQLQGNIFGSFDESLLARAEALAAVDIVSHGKNHPFKPDATYHTMSSVPCTSTSPTVPISHPAALTSHPHHAVHQGLEGDLLEHISPTLSVSGLGAPEHSVMPAQIHPHHLGAMGHLHQAMGMSHPHAVAPHSAMPACLSDVESDPRELEAFAERFKQRRIKLGVTQADVGAALANLKIPGVGSLSQSTICRFESLTLSHNNMIALKPVLQAWLEEAEAAYREKNSKPELFNGSERKRKRTSIAAPEKRSLEAYFAIQPRPSSEKIAAIAEKLDLKKNVVRVWFCNQRQKQKRMKYSAVH